The following DNA comes from Oikeobacillus pervagus.
CCATCAGAAAAGAATAGACATTTCCACCCGCCCCACAGCCGAAACAATGATAGATTTGTTTTTCTGGGGATACGGAGAATGAGGGTGTACTCTCTCCATGAAATGGACAAAGGCCAAAATAGTTTCTTCCTTGTTTTTTTAATTGAACATAGTCACTAATCACATCCGTAATGTCATTGGATTCACGAATTTGATGAATGACTTCCTCTGGTATTTTCCCTGTCAATTTACATCACCAGCTATCATTTCTCGTAACGCGTGAATAAAATTTCGTCTGTCTACTTCTGTAAATACCTTGGGGCCTTTTGTATGGACCCCTGCCCTTCTTGCCTTGGCTGATAAATATCGAAAATGTAGGGCTTCATCCATACGGCTTTCATTAAAAATAATGCCCCGCGGTGACAGAGAGTAACCACCTTTTGAAAGGGCTAAACTTGCTAATCCAATATCTTGGGTAACCAAAAGATCACCCTTTCTTAAATGGTTGAAAATATATAAATCAGCTGCTTGATCATCTGGATCTACATATTTCCATACTCCTCCAATTTCCCTCTTTACTTGATGACTAGTAGATGCAACAAAGATCACCTTACTATTGTATTCACTTGCAACGGAAATAATTTCTTCTTTTACTGGACAGGAATCAGCATCGACAAAAATCTTCATTTTTCTCAAGTCCTCAAGCTCTCTAAAATAATAATTCTACACGATTATAGATAATCCTTCTTTATTATCAGAAGTTTCGTCGAAAAATCATTTTTTGCTCGTGTCGAATTTTTTTAGTTATTTTACACTTGACATATCACAATAAATAGTTTATTCCTTTCCCTGCTAGTCTAAACCTATTTATGCATATTTTTATCACAATTTTTTATTATAGTATACTTTTTCCTATTTGGCTATCGTTTTACTCGACAATTTTAATCTTTCATTTATTTCCTCAGATACGTTCATTATGATGGCCATTCGATTTAAAAAGCACACAATCAGTCGATTATGTGCCTTTTCGATTTTGAATTTTATTTATAATAATATTTGCTGTTTCTTCTACAGCCTTATTCGTCACATCAATGACTTCACAACCGATTTTTTTCGTTATTTCCTCAAAATACCGTATTTCTTCATTAATGCGATTAATATTAGCATAGCTAGCTTGGTCATTTAAACCTAGGGAAATCAATCTTTCACGCCGAATACTATTCAATTTTTCAGAGCTTATTTTAAGACCGAAACATTTATGTGCAGGTACCTGGAATAATTCCTCAGGAGGATCTACTTCAGGTACTAAAGGAACATTAGCTACTTTAAGGCGCTTATGTGCTAAGTATTGTGATAACGGTGTTTTAGATGTCCGAGATACACCAACCAAAACAATATCAGCTTTCATGATGCCCCTCGGATCTCTTCCATCATCGTATTTTACAGCAAATTCAATTGCTTCTACTTTTTTGAAATATTCTTCATCCAACTTTCTCACTAAGCCAGGTTCTAATAATGGCTTATGTTGATAAATGGACTCAAGCTGATCCATGAGAGGACCAATTATATCGAAAATGGGGATATTCTCATTCTTCGCTTTTTGAGATAAATATCTCCGCATTTCTGGCTTTACCAATGTATAAACAATAATTCCAAGATCATATTTCGCCAAAGAAATGACCTCATCAATATTCGAAAAATCCTCTACATATGGGAAACGTTTAATGATTGCTTTAGATCCATTAAATTGGCTTACAGCTGCTTTCGTCACTAGTTCCGCTGTTTCTCCAACTGAATCAGAAACAACATAAATGATTGGATCATTCATTAATCATCATCACCATCCTCGTCTAACTTTTCCTTACATATCATCAGCTAACGAAACGAATGCCTTGGCGATATTTGTTTTCGTAATACGCCCAATTACTTCGAATCCGCCTTCTTTTTTCTTCACAACTGGAACCGAATCAATTTGTTTTTCAATTAAATTTTTTGCGACATCGATGAGCAAGTCTTCCTTTTCACACATAGCGATATTAGGCATTCTTGTCATAATAATATTAACAGGCAAAGAATTTAACTCCTGTTTTCCAATACTTGCACGAAGCAAGTCTTTACGGGATAACACCCCAACGAGAAAGGATTGATCATCAATGACAAAAAGTGTCCCTACATCTTCTAAAAACATCGTACAAATGGCATCATAAACAGATACATTCTCATGCACAACAACAGGAATAGATTGATATTCTTTTACATAAATTTTCATTAAGTTTTCTGTTAATAATTGCGTTCCTGTTTTCCCAGTGTAGAAGTATCCAACCCTAGGTCTTGCATCTAGAAAGCCCGCCATCGTCAAAATCGCTAAATCGGGACGTAATGTAGCACGTGTTAAATTCAACCGGTCTGCTATATGTTCACCTGTAATCGGCCCGTTTTCTTTGACAATTTCCAATATTTGTTCCTGACGTTTATTCAGTTCTATTGTCCTCACCGCCTAACGAACATTAAATTAAAAGTGTTATACTTTATATTAAATATTATATACTATTTCGGGTAAATGAAAAGGAAAGACTCTTATTTTCAATTCCCTTTCAAAATAGGAGTCATGATCAACTCATTCCACCTAGGCAAATAAGTGTTCATGTTTAACTGGTTTTAATGTAGTGAGGAAGAGTCTAATCCTATTCATCCTAGCGGTCATACACATCAATCCCCCACCTGTTCCGATCTATGAGGTGGGGGGAAATGAAACTTCGATGACTGAATGATATCCTTTATTTAACGATAATGGCATTCATATTAGCAAATGCTTGAACCAATTTTGAAAGTTTCAACATGAAAGCTAAGCGGTTATTTTTCAATGATTCATTGTCAGCCATTACCATAGTATGGTCAAAATATTGATTAATAGCTGGCTTCAATGACTCTAATAATTCAAATTGTACTTCCGCATTTTCAGAAGTATTCCATTTTTCTTCTACTTGTTGATATTCACGGTATAATTCATGTTCATATTCATTTTCAAATAGATCTGGGTTCACCGTTTCCACATTTGCTTTTTTGGAAATATTAATGACCCGGCTTAAAGCTTCAATCGTTTCTTTAAAATGGGCTTTATCTTTCCGATTCATCAACACGGTCGATTTCTCCAATACAGACGGAACGGATCCAATCTCTCCATCCAAAACAGCATCGATCATATCATAGCGCACATCTTTTTCTTGAAGAATATGTTTTACACGAAGTTTAAAGAATGAAACAAGTTCTTGAAGTAATTCCACATTTGATTTTGATCCGATTTGATCTTCTGCCACAATCGTAATCGCAACCTTTAAAATATCTTCAACTGTTAATTCCCATTTTTGATCAAGCATGGTTTGAACAATTCCTGTTGATTGTCTTCTTAATGCATAAGGGTCTTGGGAACCTGTTGGGATGATATCAATCGCAAAACATGAGCAAATAGTATCCAATTTATCCGCGATGCTGACAACTGCACCAATTGTTGTGGATGGAGTGACGTCATCAGCTGAACGAGGTTGGTAATGCTCATTAATAGCCTTTGCAACTTCTACATCCTCCCCTTTTTGTAAGGCGTATTTTTCGCCCATAACCCCCTGCAATTCTGGAAATTCATACACCATATGTGTGACAAGATCGAATTTAGATAGTTCTGCTGCACGATCAATTTTTTGTTGAACAGATGAATCCACATGTAATAATTTCCCGAGCTCGCTAGCGATCCGGCGAATTCTATTCACCTTTTCTGAAAGAGTACCGATCTTCTCATGATAAACGATGGAAGAAAGTTTATTTAATGATGATTCGATAGATGTTTCCTGATCTTCCTTAAAGAAGAAATCAGCATCTGCAAGTCTTGCACTTAAGACTTTTTCATTTCCCCTTGCAACCGTTTCAATTTTATAATCATTGCCATTTCGTACGGTCACAAAGTTCGCTAATAGACGATTTTCCTTATTTTTTACCGGAAAATAACGTTGATGTTCTTTCATGGACGTGATTAATACTTCTTCTGGAAGCTCTAAAAACTGTTTATTAAAATGACCAGATAAAGCGGTAGGATACTCAACTAAGTTATTCACTTCTTCAAGTAAATCTTCATCAATCGGAATGGCCCACTGATTTTTTTCCTCGAGGTCATGAAGTTGCTTAACGATCATTTGTTTTCGTTCTTCTGAATTTACAATGACATATTGCGCTTTTAAAATAGATTCATATTCGGTTGGAGATGTAATCTCTACTTTCTCTCCCAAAAAACGATGTCCAAAACTGATTCGGTCTGTATGAACATTGGTGATGGAGAATGGAATAATCTTTCCTCCGAACAATGCGACTAACCATTTAATTGGGCGAACAAATTTCAAGTTATTATTTGCCCAACGCATGTTTTTTCCAAAAGTCATTCCCGTAATGATCTCTTTCAACTGTGGCAGGAGATCAATGGTTTTTTGTCCTTTTACAAACTTATTTACGAAGGCATATTCAACACCTTTTAATTCTTTAAAATAAATATCCTCAGTCGTCATGCCTTTTCCTTTAGTAAACCCAATGGCCGCCTTGGACCATTCACCTTTCTCGTTAAGAGCAACCTTTTTCGCAGGTCCTTTTACCTCTTCATGGATGTCTTCTTGCGCTTCAGCCACATCTTGAATAAGAACTGCTAGTCGGCGGGGAGTTGAGTATAAAGTGACTTCTCCGTAAGGAATTTTTAAATCTGATAAAAATGACTCGATTTTTCGACCAAGTTGCTTCATCGATTCAGTTACAAACCGTGCTGGCAATTCCTCTAAACCAATTTCCAATAATAAATCTTGTTTACTCATGACTTGATTCCTCCTCCGCCTTTAAAATTGGAAAACCTAATTTTTCTCTTTCCTCATAAAATGTTTTAGCAATTCTTCTTGCTAAATTTCTCATGCGTCCAATATAGGCTGTTCTTTCAGTTACAGAAATGGATCCTCTAGCATCCAGCACATTAAATACGTGAGAACATTTTAATACATAGTCATAAGCAGGATGTACAAGTCCCTCTTCCATTTGGCGCATTGCTTCTTTTTCATAAATTGTAAACAGGTTAAATAACATAACTGGATCAGATGTTTCGAATGTATATTTTGAATGTTCATATTCTGGTTGATAAAAAATATCGCGTACTGTAAATCCTTCTGTCCATTCTAAATCAAATACATTTTCTTTATCTTGAATATAAGAAGCTAATCGCTCAATTCCATAAGTAATTTCCACTGATACTGGTTTACATTCTAATCCACCCACTTGTTGGAAATAGGTAAATTGTGTAATTTCCATTCCATCTAGCCATACTTCCCAACCAAGACCAGCACATCCCAAAGATGGATTTTCCCAGTTATCTTCTACAAATCGAATATCGTGTTCAAGCGGGTCAATCCCTAGAGCACGTAAAGAATCTAAATAAAGCTCTTGAATATGGTCTGGAGAAGGTTTCATAATCACTTGAAACTGATGATGTTGATATAACCGGTTTGGATTTTCGCCATAACGGCCATCTGCTGGTCGACGACTCGGCTCTACATAGGCTACATTCCAAGGTTCAGGTCCAATTGCTCGTAAAAAAGTGTATGGGCTCATGGTACCAGCACCTTTTTCGACATCATAGCTTTGCATTAAGATACATCCTTGATCAGACCAATGTTTTTGTAACGTAAGAATCATTTGTTGGATATTCATCATACCCCCACCTTTTCATTCATAATAAATTAAAAAAAAACAAAAAACCCCCGTCCTTATGCATCATGCATAGGGACGAGAGTTTACCCGCGGTTCCACCCTATTTGCCGTTCTAATTGACGGCCACTTTCTTTAAAAAATCTGCTCCGGTTTGCCTTTTCCTCAATCCTCTATCCCTAGCTCTCACTATCCTAGGTTCGCTTTTATAGTAGAAATTAAGTACTTTTTTCCATCTTTGCAGCATAAATATTATTCATGTAAAAAATTTAATCTAAATTCTTTCATTTGTCAATCTTTCGAAGGATTATGTAAGAAATCTTTCATTCTCTCCATTTGTTCGAGAAATCGTCTTGATTTCAAATATAGCCCAGAATATTCATCGTAATACATAGAAATAACCGTTCTTATTTCTTTTTTTGTTTGTTCTTTCACATGAATATCTCCCAGACGGTTTAAATCAAAATAATAAAAAAGTCGTAATAGTTTTGCGGTAGCTTGTGAAATGGGGAGTAAATAAGGATCGACCTCAAAACAACGGTGACAAAGGAAACCATTTTCGCGAATGGAAAAGGCAAACCTTCCTTCCCGTTCTCCACAATGAACGCATTGATTTAATTCCGGACTGATCCCAATAACTTGTAACATTTTCATTTCGAAAATATTGGT
Coding sequences within:
- a CDS encoding YaiI/YqxD family protein, with the translated sequence MKIFVDADSCPVKEEIISVASEYNSKVIFVASTSHQVKREIGGVWKYVDPDDQAADLYIFNHLRKGDLLVTQDIGLASLALSKGGYSLSPRGIIFNESRMDEALHFRYLSAKARRAGVHTKGPKVFTEVDRRNFIHALREMIAGDVN
- a CDS encoding pyruvate, water dikinase regulatory protein, with translation MNDPIIYVVSDSVGETAELVTKAAVSQFNGSKAIIKRFPYVEDFSNIDEVISLAKYDLGIIVYTLVKPEMRRYLSQKAKNENIPIFDIIGPLMDQLESIYQHKPLLEPGLVRKLDEEYFKKVEAIEFAVKYDDGRDPRGIMKADIVLVGVSRTSKTPLSQYLAHKRLKVANVPLVPEVDPPEELFQVPAHKCFGLKISSEKLNSIRRERLISLGLNDQASYANINRINEEIRYFEEITKKIGCEVIDVTNKAVEETANIIINKIQNRKGT
- a CDS encoding helix-turn-helix transcriptional regulator encodes the protein MRTIELNKRQEQILEIVKENGPITGEHIADRLNLTRATLRPDLAILTMAGFLDARPRVGYFYTGKTGTQLLTENLMKIYVKEYQSIPVVVHENVSVYDAICTMFLEDVGTLFVIDDQSFLVGVLSRKDLLRASIGKQELNSLPVNIIMTRMPNIAMCEKEDLLIDVAKNLIEKQIDSVPVVKKKEGGFEVIGRITKTNIAKAFVSLADDM
- the glyS gene encoding glycine--tRNA ligase subunit beta, with translation MSKQDLLLEIGLEELPARFVTESMKQLGRKIESFLSDLKIPYGEVTLYSTPRRLAVLIQDVAEAQEDIHEEVKGPAKKVALNEKGEWSKAAIGFTKGKGMTTEDIYFKELKGVEYAFVNKFVKGQKTIDLLPQLKEIITGMTFGKNMRWANNNLKFVRPIKWLVALFGGKIIPFSITNVHTDRISFGHRFLGEKVEITSPTEYESILKAQYVIVNSEERKQMIVKQLHDLEEKNQWAIPIDEDLLEEVNNLVEYPTALSGHFNKQFLELPEEVLITSMKEHQRYFPVKNKENRLLANFVTVRNGNDYKIETVARGNEKVLSARLADADFFFKEDQETSIESSLNKLSSIVYHEKIGTLSEKVNRIRRIASELGKLLHVDSSVQQKIDRAAELSKFDLVTHMVYEFPELQGVMGEKYALQKGEDVEVAKAINEHYQPRSADDVTPSTTIGAVVSIADKLDTICSCFAIDIIPTGSQDPYALRRQSTGIVQTMLDQKWELTVEDILKVAITIVAEDQIGSKSNVELLQELVSFFKLRVKHILQEKDVRYDMIDAVLDGEIGSVPSVLEKSTVLMNRKDKAHFKETIEALSRVINISKKANVETVNPDLFENEYEHELYREYQQVEEKWNTSENAEVQFELLESLKPAINQYFDHTMVMADNESLKNNRLAFMLKLSKLVQAFANMNAIIVK
- the glyQ gene encoding glycine--tRNA ligase subunit alpha; translated protein: MNIQQMILTLQKHWSDQGCILMQSYDVEKGAGTMSPYTFLRAIGPEPWNVAYVEPSRRPADGRYGENPNRLYQHHQFQVIMKPSPDHIQELYLDSLRALGIDPLEHDIRFVEDNWENPSLGCAGLGWEVWLDGMEITQFTYFQQVGGLECKPVSVEITYGIERLASYIQDKENVFDLEWTEGFTVRDIFYQPEYEHSKYTFETSDPVMLFNLFTIYEKEAMRQMEEGLVHPAYDYVLKCSHVFNVLDARGSISVTERTAYIGRMRNLARRIAKTFYEEREKLGFPILKAEEESSHE